TGTCGTGACGCACCTTGTTTGAAATATTTTAGATTTTTATGCTGAAATTTGGTACAATTTATAGATAAAAGAGTATTTTTAAGGAGGCTTTACCGGCATGGCTGAGATTACCAAAAAACAAGTTGAGCATATTGCGAATCTTGCACGCTTAAATGTGACAGAAGAAGATACTGCCGATATGCAACAGACATTAGAAGGTATTTTAAATTTTTGTCATCAAATTGATTCTGTCGATACAGAACAAGTTAAACCTACAAACCATGTATTAGATTTACAAAATGTATTACGTGATGATGTGGCGGTAACAGGATTGCCACAAGAAAAAGCATTAACAAATGCAAAAGAAGTGGAAGCTGGACAATTTAAAGTACCAGCAGTTATGAACAGGGAGGACGCATAAAGATGAGCATCCGCTATGAATCTATTGAAAACTTACAAAAGATGATTAAGGATAATCAAATTAAACCTTCTGAAATTGTGAAAGATATATACGACGCAATTGAAGAAACAGATCCAACTATCCAATCATTTTTAGCGCTCGATAAAGAAAATGCGATGAAAAAAGCCGAAGAATTAGATGCCTTACAAGCGAAAGGTGAAATGGAAGGTAAATTGTTCGGTATTCCAATGGGGATTAAAGATAATATCATTACTGAAGGTCTAGAGACGACTTGTGCAAGTAAGATGTTAGAAGGTTTTGTGCCGATTTATGAATCAACAGTCATGAAGAAGCTACATAATGAAAACGGGATACTTATCGGTAAAGTGAATTTAGACGAATTTGCGATGGGTGGTTCTACAGAGACCTCTTACTTTAAAAAGACGGTAAACCCGTTCGACCATAAAGCCGTTCCAGGTGGCTCATCAGGTGGTTCCGCAGCAGCAGTTGCAGCAGGGCTTGTACCATTTACATTAGGTACTGATACAGGTGGTTCTATTCGTCAACCTGCAGCGTATTGCGGTGTGGTAGGATTAAAACCAACATACGGTCGTGTGTCACGTTTTGGTTTAGTTGCCTTTGCGTCATCACTGGATCAAATTGGACCGATTACACGTAACGTTAAGGATAATGCATTAGTGTTAGAAGCGATTGCGGGTGTTGATGAAATGGATTCAACAAGTGCACCAGACGTGGCGACTGACTTTACTGCTGATATCGGTAAAGACATTAAAGATATGAAAATTGCGTTGCCGAAAGAATACATCGGTGAAGGTGTCGATGAAGAAGTGAAAGAAGCGGTATTAAAAGCTGCAGAAACACTTAAATCTTTAGGTGCCATCGTTGAAGAAGTGTCATTACCAAGAACAGCATACGGTATTCCTTCATATTATGTCATTGCTTCAGCTGAGGCATCATCTAACTTGGCACGTTTTGATGGTATTCGTTACGGTTATCATTCAAAAGAAGCACAAACTTTAGAAGAACTTTACAAATTGTCTCGTAGCGAAGGCTTTGGTAAAGAAGTGAAACGTCGTATTTTATTAGGAACATATGTGTTAAGTTCTGGTTATTACGATGCTTACTATAAAAAAGCACAAAAAGTACGTACATTAATTAAGAATGATTTCGAAAACGTCTTTAAAGATTACGATGTCATTTTAGGACCAACAACACCAACTGTTGCGTTCGACTTAGGTGCTGAAATTAATGATCCACTAACAATGTATGCCAATGACTTATTAACAACACCAGTGAACTTAGCTGGTTTACCTGGTATTTCTGTACCGTGTGGTTTAGCGGAAAATGGTCGTCCTATTGGTTTACAACTGATCGGTAAACCGTTTGATGAAAAAACGTTATATCGCGTCGCACATCAATACGAAACACAATTTAACTTACACGACCAATATCAAAAATTATAAGGAGTGGCAATCAATGCATTTTGAAACGATAATCGGACTTGAGGTCCATGTTGAATTGAAAACGGACTCAAAAATGTTTTCAAATGCGCCGGTAGCATACGGTGCAGAACCGAATACAAATACAAGCGTCATCGATTTGGCGTATCCTGGTGTTTTACCAACAGTGAACCGTCGTGCAGTGGATTGGTCTATGCGTGCGGCGATGGCATTGAACATGGAAATCGCAACTGAATCAAAATTTGACCGTAAAAACTATTTCTATCCAGACAACCCGAAAGCTTACCAAATTTCACAATTAGACCAACCGATTGGTGAAAATGGTTATATCGATATCGAAGTGAACGGTGAAACGAAACGTATCGGTATTACACGTTTACACATGGAAGAAGATGCTGGGAAATCAACACATAAAGATGGTTACTCACTTGTAGATTTAAACCGTCAAGGGACACCATTAATTGAAATCGTCTCTGAACCAGACATTCGCTCACCAGAAGAAGCGTATGCATATTTAGAAAAATTACGTTCTATTATTCAATATACAGGCGTATCTGACGGTAAAATGGAAGAAGGTTCATTGCGTTGTGATGCGAACGTATCTTTACGTCCATACGGCCAAAAAGAGTTTGGTACGAAAGCGGAACTTAAAAACTTAAACTCATTTAACAATGTGCGTAAAGGTTTAGAATATGAAGTGAAACGCCAAGAAGAAGAATTGTTAAATGGCGGCGAAATTTTACAAGAAACACGTCGTTTTGATGAATCTACAGGTAAAACGATTTTAATGCGTGTTAAGGAAGCGTCAGATGACTACCGTTACTTCCCAGAACCTGACATCGTACCATTATATATTGATGAAGCGTGGAAAGCGCGTGTTCGTGAATCGATTCCTGAATTACCGGATGCGCGTAAAGAAAAATATGTGAAAGAATTCGGTTTACCTGCATATGACGCGCATGTTTTAACATTAACAAAAGAGATGTCAGATTTCTTTGAAGCGGCTGTTGAAGAAGGCGCTGATGTGAAAATGATCTCGAACTGGTTAATGGGTGGCGTCAACGAATACCTCAATAAAAATCAAATTGAGTTACAAGATACAGGCCTTACACCAGCGAACTTAGCAGGGATGATTAAATTGATTGAAGATGGCACGATGAGTAGTAAAATTGCGAAAAAAGTGTTCCCAGAATTAGCACAAAATGGTGGGGACGCGAAGCAAATTATGAAAGATAAAGGTCTTGTTCAAATTTCTGATGAAGGTGCTGTATTAGAATTTGTACAACAAGCAATTGCTGAAAATCCACAATCTGTTGAAGATTATAAGAACGGTAAAGGTAAGGCAATGGGCTTCTTAGTTGGACAAATTATGAAGTTATCGAAAGGTCAAGCGAATCCACAACTTGCGAATCAGTTGTTGAAGCAAGAGTTGGATAAGCAATAGGTTGTTTTGAATAGAGGCGAGTGGATGAAATGCAATAGTGATGATTGTATTTCACGCTCGTCTTTTTTTGTGACATTTGTTGGTTTTCAACATTACGTATGGTGGCGAGTAGGACGGGTTTGCTGAACAAGCTTTCGCTTTCATCATAAAGTTATTTAATGATTGCCTTTTTGGGCTTGCTTTCCTAGGGACTTGCCTCAACTAAATTCGGCTTGATTGAAGTGTACACTTGATTGAGGCCGAATTGGATTTTCGGCTGCGTCTTGTTCCCTCAGGAGTCGCGCCCAGTTTGGCAATCATTTGCGTAAATAGGAGCGAAAGCGAGCTTGTTCTATCAATCTTAATTGAGATGCTCAAACGATTTGAAATGTCGAATGAAAATGTTACAAAACAGATGAAGCGTGTAATTAATCATACACTTGCACTTCTTCAGCACGCGTTCTATTCAAGTGTCTATTGCTTGATCTTAGGTGAGTGGGAGGATATAAAGAGGTGAACGAGACAGCTTGTTGTCGCTATAGATTATATGTACGCTTTTGAAAACGATGTTGACGTTATTTTCTTATCATTTTTAAGAATTTGCTTGTTTTTAGCTTTCATTACATCTTTGTTTACTATAATATAAGTTGTGAGTACTGAAAAATTGAGGGATATAAATGAGAAAACGTGCGAGAATAATCTATAATCCTACATCGGGTAAAGAAGTGTTTAAACGTGCATTACCTGATGTACTAATCAAAATGGAACAAGCTGGTTATGAGACGAGTGCCTATGCGACCCAAAAAGTTGGCGATGCGACAGAAGAGGCGGCGCGTGCGATCGAGGCCCAATACGATTTGTTGATTGTCGCTGGTGGGGACGGCACATTGAACGAAGTCGTGAATGGTATTGCTGAAAAACCGAATCGTCCTAAGTTAGGCTTAATTCCTATGGGGACGGTGAATGATTTCGGTCGAGCACTCCATCTTCCAACTGATATTTTTGAGGCCGTGGATGTCATTTTAGATGGCAAAACCGTCCAAGTCGATATCGGTAAAATGAATAGCCGTTATTTTATTAATTTGGCTGGCGGTGGTAAAATTACGGAAGTTTCGTATGAAGCACCGAGTAAATTAAAATCAATTGTCGGACCTTTTGCTTACTATATTAAAGGGTTTGAAATGTTGCCACAAATGCATGCGGTCGATGTGCGGATTGAATTTGATTCGCAAGTCTTTGAAGGTGAAATCATGTTGTTCTTACTCGGTTTAACCAATTCAATGGCTGGTTTTGAGAAGTTAGTACCAGATGCGAAATTGGATGACGGGATGTTTACACTGCTGATTGTTGAAAAGGCAAATATTGCAGAATTGGGGCACATTATGACACTTGCCTCACGCGGTGAACATATTAAACACCCGAAAGTACATTATCATAAAGCGCAATCGGTAAATATTTCATCCTTTAGTGATATGCCATTAAATGTAGATGGTGAATACGGTGGGCAGTTACCGGCCAACTTTTTAAATTTAGTCCGTCATATTGAAGTTTTTTCACCTGCACAAGAAGATAACGCATTATTGATTGATGCACCAACACAATCAGAGTAACCGAGTCTAATTGCGCACAAAAATTAAAAAAGATGATGACTACAAACGTCACAACAATACTCTCGTGGGGGAGTGGGACTTTGAAATCTAACGTTAATGTTAAATTTTTGGTCCTGCTCCTTTTTATTGAAATTGTGAAAAAAGTTAAGGGATCATTACAAAAATATTACACTACTTTTAAATAAGTATGGTATCATCTTTAATGAGCTATATACTAACTTAAAAAATAAAGTATCCATCAAGTGTTAGTTTTTTGTAAGAGCGTTCGTAGGGTACTGCTATCTTTGGTAAGTCCAATAGATTTCGCTCACAGTGGTCTAAATTAATTTGTTTTGACTAAAAATAGAATTTAAAACAAGAGGTGCTCAACTGATGAAAGTTCTAACTACTATATTAGATTTTTTGGCGTTTGTATGTGTAAGTCTATTATTTTTAAAGTTTGTAGTTCATACTGTCAATGGGATTTTTGATTGGCATTTACGATGGTATTTTTTAGAAGATATTCCACACATGGCAATTATTTTGCTTGTATTAATGTTTGTGTTTGCCATACCTTCAGAAATGATAAAAGAAAAAGAAAAAAGAGAAAAATAGTTTGATCTTAAAAATATGTAGATACTATAGGCGCTTTAAAAGAGGTCATGTTAGGTTGACCAATTATTTTTATGTATTAAATCGAATTTTAACATCTTATCGCTATGATTATGCATATTTTGTCAAACTTTGCTTCAAATATATACATACTTTTTTCTTGATTGTTATTAAACCTGAAGAAAGGAAGAATTTTAATTGATCAAAATATTAGATACTTTAATATTCATTTGTGTAATTGTTTTAGGATCAAAATATGTGATTCAATCAGCTAACACGATATTTGATTTGAATTTAAGGTGGTACTTTTTAGAAGATGTCCCCTACCTTTCCCTTATTTTGACAATCTTGATTTTTGTGTTATACATATTATCCGAATACCTTAAAGAAAAGTCATCAAAGGCAAAAGAATGAGATGATACAGCAACTCATTTCTTAATGGTGAGCAACATTGTTTTGTAATACAATCGTTAATCCATTGAGCTGAAAAAAATTTCTTAGTTTTGATATAGTGAAAATAAACGTTAACTTATATTATACTTTAAACATTGATTGATAAAGGAGTTCAGTGTAAAGTTATAAAAGTGTAATGAATTTTGCGATTGATGAATGATTGGAAGTGAAGCATCAAGCGTACGACATGTGGTATCACCTGGTATTAACAGTGGAGGGGATGTTCGCGTTAAGGATTATTGAAAAAGCGAATAAAGCTGAACTTAGTCATATGATGATAACAGGCTCTCGTGGGGGAGCGGGACTTTGAAATCTAACGTTAATGTTAAATTTTTGGTCCTGCTCCTTTCCCTTGTAAGTTGAATTTGTGAAAAGTGAGATGAATAAGATGAGTTTAGTGAAGAAAAATGAAATCTATGAGGGAAAAGTTGTGGATTTGACACACGAAGGTCATGGTGTGATTAAAAGAGATCGTTATCCCATCTTTATCCCTCAGACGTTAATAGATGAAGAAGTGCAATATAAAGTCATTAAAGTGAAAAAGAATTTCTCAATCGGTAAGCTGATGAACGTGAAAAAGGCGAGCCCAGATCGTGTGACGCCGCCATGTGAATATTATCAACAATGTGGCGGATGTCAACTTCAACATTTGTCATATCCTGCGCAATTAGAGATGAAACGTAAACAAGTGATGAATTTGTTTCATCATAAAGGAAAAATGGCAGAAGTGCCGATTCACGACACGATAGGGATGGATGATCCTTGGCATTACCGCAACAAGTCTCAAATTCCGGTTGGGACGAATCGTCATGGTCAGTTGCAAATGGGCTTTTATCGTCAGCGGAGTCATGACATTATTGATATGGATCATTGCCTGATTCAAAATGATGATCAAAACGCTATGATGAATGTGATTAAAAGTTTACTAGAAAAATATCACATTCCAGCTTATAACGAACAAAAACATCAAGGTCTCGTTCGTCATGTTGTGATTCGTAAAGGCTACTATACGAATGAAGTGATGGTTATTTTTGTGCTCAACGGTAAAAAGTTGCCGCATCAAAACGACATTGTGACCGCTTTAACGACACAGTTTCCGCAAATTGTGAGTATCAAGTTGAATTTCCAAACGAACAAAACGAATGTCATTATGGGGCATACGTCCAAAACCATTTACGGTAAAGACATTATCGAGGATACGTTAGATGATTTGACTTTCGAAATTGGCGATTTATCGTTTTATCAAATCAATGTGACACAAACACAAAAATTGTATCGTCAAGCGTTACAGTATGCGAAATTAACGGGTAATGAAGTGGTGTTAGATGCGTATTGTGGGATTGGGACGATCAGTTTATTTATGGCACCGCATGCACAACATGTATATGGTGTAGAAGTTGTCCCTGAAGCGATAGAGGATGCGAAAAGGAATGCGCGCAACAATCAATTGAACAATACAACATTTGTCGCTGGTGCGGCTGAAGATGTCATTTTAAAATGGCAACAAGAGGGGATTCAGCCAGATGTGGTGACAGTAGATCCACCACGCAAAGGCTGTGACGCGACATTTATTGAAACATTAAATGCGTTAGCCCCAAAACGTATTGTCTATGTGTCATGTAATCCAAGTACACAATTACGCGATATTGAAATGTTGAAAGCAGCTTATACACTTAAAGAAATCACACCTGTCGATATGTTCCCGCATACGACACATGTCGAAACAGTAGCGTTGTTAGAAAGAAAATATTGATATAGGTTAAAGCGCAAAGGGTTCTAGGGACATTTTTTTTAGAATGTGACTGAGTGCCCTTTTTTGTTTTGGTGATATATAGAGAATAGTACGCCGGATTTGATTTGATAAATAAGTTTGTCGTCAATAGACATTTGTAAAATTGTAAAAATATTGAGACACATTAGACATTTTGCGTTTATTAGCATCTTTCCAGAATTAATATTCAGAAAATTTTGAATAAAAAGTTTACTTTTGAACCTATATCTGTTATATTTAGGGTGTAATATTAAGAGGGGGTGCCATTATGGGTGGTATTAATTGCGGACATTCCAATAATAGAGTAGTAAAGAATGATATGTATCGATTAGAATATGCATCTTACACAAAATATTTGTTTAAATGTTTTGAAGATTTTTGTAATGCAAATGCATGGGTTGAAGAGTTTACACTTTTGGAGATTGATGATAATGATAAAGCCCTAATTGCATATAAAAAAGCATTACTTGCCTTTCAGGAGGCGATTACTAATTTACAGAGTGCTAGAAATTCACTTAGCAATAGTTACAATGAGATTGCGCCTTTATTTAAATATAGTCAATTAAAAAATGGTTCAGTAAACCAATATAAAAAGTTTGATCATTCCTTTGCTAAAGGGGTATTCGAAAAGGGAGGGGTTGTGACGAACGAGACAAAGGTTTGGGAGTCTGTTATTATTTCTCTGCAAAATGGAGGAGAAGTAGATTATTTAAATTATCAACAAAGTAAGTTGGTTATTTTTGAAAATACATTGCAAAATCTATTTGAGGAATATCAAAAATTAGAAAAATATATACGACAAGGTGTATCACATGTTGCAATTAGAGATATTGAAGTTGATATCACGCCGTTAACTGCAATGGCCTTGACTAAAATCAGTGAATTGATGAGTTCTTTAACATACTTATGTTTAGTCGAATATTCAGCACATACAAGTGTTAGTGGTAAAACGATTGATGTATTGGATTTACTACCAAAAACAAACAAAAATAGTATACAGCATCTAAAAGCAAATTGATTTTTATAAACTGTATCTATACGATACAGTTTTTTTATGTAGGGGGATTAATATGTTAGAGAATGTTTCTGAACATGGGGTTTCAGGATTTTACACATATCACTTTACAGAGGGAAGCTCATTTAGACCATGTGCCACAAGTATTATAGAAAAGGAAGCGATAAAAGCTACTAAAGATGAGTTTATGGAGTTAATGCTTATTTCAAGTAAATCTTTTCCATTTGTATTTTTCGGAGGTAAATCCTTAGGTAATTTTAAACTACCTATTCATCTTCATCCGTTTATGTGGCAAAAACGAACTATCCAAGATGTGAATTGGTATAATCAAATGAATGTTAAGTATGTCCCTTTTTATAACTACAAGGACGGATCTTTGAAGTATATACCGAAAGAATTAAGTGTCTATTATGAAAAAACAAAAGGGATTGGGCTATCTTTTAGTCCTCAAGAGGGGTATTCCTATGCTCGAGATATTGAACTTGCTAAATTAAAAGCGGCTATGGAATTAATAGAAAAGGATATTGTTACTTTGTGGTGGCATAGAGAAACAGCAAGTAGAATTATTGTGATTGATGATATTGATGAGGATTTAAGAATTATTAGAAATCAATTATTAAATCAAGGTATAGATATCACGCTATTAGATATTGAAAATGATTTAGGTGTTTATGTGGTTGTGTGTATTCTCAAACAAGATAGCTTTCCATCAGTCACTTATGGTAGTGCAGCACATTTTGAAATTAAAGGTGCAGTTAAACATGCAATTTTTGAAGCGATTTCATGTATTGTGGGTTTGAGGTATGAGTTCATTAATTTTAAAAAAATCCGTACTAGTTTTACGTATCCTGATTTTATTAGTGATAGTCCATTGAGTAATTTATCCGATTATAAAGAGATATTGAACTTGAAAACAGCCATTAATAAATATGATATATATTATTCTTGTATTTCTGTTGATGAAGGATACTTAGTCAAAGCGTATTGTTATGAATTACAACCGACTCTGTATAGTGATACGGTTCCTTTAACTAAACGATTCTTCATAGTAAACAATAAGGAAGTCAGGATTAAAGATGATTTTCCGTTCATATAGAAGGTGAGTTATGAAAACTAAAAGAATTATCGCGTCAGATTTTTTAACAACGATGATGTCTTCAGCCTTAACCATTTATATATACTGGTTTGCTTATCAATATTTCTCTAGTCAAATTATCATATCCATTATCGGTTTTGGACAATTAAGTGGTGTGTTTCTCTCAAGTCTTGGTGGTGGCATCTCAGACAGTATGAACAAGCTGTTATTCATCAAAGTTCTGAATTTTTTTAAAGTAGGATTACTTTTGATGGTGTTGGTATTAGAAAAGGTTATGAACATGGAAATTTTGTTGCCACTGTTTATGTTTGGTTCAACAGTGATAGGAGGTTTACAGTCACCTACGTTAGAATCATTGGTTCCATTTTTAGCCAGCAGTGATGAGGCGCTTTTTCGTATTAACTCTGTGGTTTCGAGTTCAACACAGGTTGCATCCATTATGGCGATTGTTTTATCTGCAGTTTATATTTCATTTCTCTCTTTTACAACGATTGTTTTTGTGACATTTCTTATCACTGCCATCGCAACAATTTTACTTGTAGGACTGATGGTGGAAACGCCATTGCAGTCTACTTCAGTCCTTAATAATATGAAGCAGGGGGCGAGTTATATCTTTAAAACGCCTTACATTCGTAACCTTATTCCAGTTGCATTGGTCATGAATTTCTCGTTTTGGAGTATCTTTTTGCTCTTACCTAAAATCGCCAATGACAGTTTTTCATTTTTAAAAACCTCTTATAGTGGCATGGAGCTCTCCTTTGCCTTAGGAGGTGTCTTAGGTGGCATCATATTTGCGAAATACTTCTATGATGTTAAAGATAAATATCGTTTATTTAAGAGGACATTGTTTACACAGAGTTACGTCTTGTTGTTATTAGGACTCGTTTTACTTATTCCTAACAGTGCGCTTGCCTATACAGGAATGCTGTTGTGCTGGTTTTTGTATGCTTTGATCAACACGATTTTCTCTATTCTCTATTTTGGAAAGATTCAATTGAAAGTCCCTAGAGATATGATTGGCAGTGTTTTTGGGGCAATTTTAACGCTCTTTTCATTAGTCAATCCCGTGGCAGCCATCATGTCGGGATTTCTCGTTTCGCTTTTTAAAATACCTCTGTTAATTGTATTGTTGTCTTCACTCATGTTGTTAGCTGCCTGGAGTATTCGCTTCCTAGCAGATGTTGAAACGGTATTTGATTAAAGGGGGGAGTGATATGTCTGTATTAGCACTTAAAGATATCAGGTGTGAGATAGGTGGAAAATTATTATTTGAGGCGGATGATTTAACGATTGAGGAAGGCGATGTCATTGGCCTCATCGGAAAAAACGGGGCTGGAAAGACGTGTTTGTTAAAAATGTTATCAGGACAGTTAAGCGATTATACTGGCCATATTTCGGGCAATCTTCTGACTTATTTTAGTGAACTCTGTATAACGGAGGATATGACGCAAAGTGGTGGAGAATTAAGTATTTCAAATTTTCTTAACGCATTAAGACAGTCCGTGCCTCTCTATTTGTTGGATGAACCTACAACGTATTTAGATCAACAGCATATTAAAAAAGTAGTGAGAACGATTAAGCGCTCCCCATCTTCTTTTTGTATAGCGAGCCATGATCGGGCTTTTTTAGATGCAGTTGCAACTAAAATTTGGTTGATAGAGCAAGGAAAAATAACAGAATATCATGGTTCTTTTTCAGATTATATGCGAGAACGTATGATTCAATTATCTCAATATGAACATGACTTGAAACAATATCAGAAGGAAAAGAAGAAAATAAAACAATCACTTCAAATGATGAAAGAAAAGCAAAATCAGAAAAAGGGAAAACCTAAGAAGATGAGTGGCTCAGAATATCGTATTGCTGGTGTCAAAACGAAGATCGGTGTGAAACAAAAGAAACTCCAGAAGGGGATTACGCAACAACAAAATAGGTTAGAACAGTTAAAACAACCTGATCGCGTCGAAGATCAATATGATATTTCCTTTTTATCACAACTTCATCGTTTACCAAAAAGAAAAATCATCATTCCTAGTCACGAAGCGAAAATGGGTCAAAAAAGGTTGTGGCATACCCCAACTATCCATTTAAATAGTGGTGATAAATTAGGAATTATTGGTAGAAATGGTGTAGGCAAAACCACTTATTTAAATGACTTGGTTTCCGTTTTACCGTCTACATATAAAATTTGTTATTTTCGACAAAATCATTTTCAGTACTTAGACCCAAAGATGACAGTATTTGAAACGATTGTCGAAGCTACGAATGGTCATTTAAGCGAACATCATATTAGAACTTTATTGGCGTTGTTAGATTTTAAAAGAGACAAGGCATTCCGGTTAGTAGGAGATTTAAGCCAAGGGGAACGTGTGAAAGTTTCATTATTGTCGCTCTTAGTTGCTGAGTCTGATATTTTGATTTTAGATGAAATGACCAACTTTTTAGATATAAAAGCTATCGAAGCAGTAGAAAAGGTGCTTGCTGCATATTCAGGCATACTGATATTTGTGAGTCATGATCAGTATTTTGTGGAACATTTAGCGACTACAATTCTAGATATGGATACCTTTAAGAAATGTAGATTGTGATAGCGTTATGTAAATTTTTATAGACAATATCATTTGATGACAAGGCACTTATACGTTATAGGTGTCTTTTTTTGGTGCGCCCGGCATGGGTAACATCTTGACGGTGAAAGTCCGTTACAGGCTTGGTAGTAGGAACTGTTAGCGAAAGACAAGGGTGTCCATTGCGAAGTGGAATCTGAAGGAAGTCGGACGCAAACACTCGCACTGACGAACAGAAACATCATACTAAGGCTATGTAGAATGGACGAATCTGCCAAACAAGATGAAGTCCAATACTACCCGAGTTCTATATAGTCAATGATGCGGTGACATGAGTGGAAAGAGGTTACACCTTACCCGGGGAGGTCTCATCAGCGGTACTTCTATCGTAGTAACAACGAATGATGAGAAGTCAGCAGAAGTCATAGTAGGGAAAATGTACCGAAGGACTGAACAATATTCAATACAAAGTAAAGATTGGAGGTTATAGATTTACGACGTACAGAATACGGTTTAACCGGCAACTTGTGGAAGGATAAGTAGTGGAACGAAAAAAGAATACATAAGTGTGTACAGTGAATCTTAGGTGAAATGAAAGAAATGTATCGTAAGTCTCCATCATTGATGGAGCTCGTTGTAAGACCGAACAACATAGAAAAAGCTATCA
Above is a genomic segment from Staphylococcus delphini containing:
- a CDS encoding MFS transporter, yielding MKTKRIIASDFLTTMMSSALTIYIYWFAYQYFSSQIIISIIGFGQLSGVFLSSLGGGISDSMNKLLFIKVLNFFKVGLLLMVLVLEKVMNMEILLPLFMFGSTVIGGLQSPTLESLVPFLASSDEALFRINSVVSSSTQVASIMAIVLSAVYISFLSFTTIVFVTFLITAIATILLVGLMVETPLQSTSVLNNMKQGASYIFKTPYIRNLIPVALVMNFSFWSIFLLLPKIANDSFSFLKTSYSGMELSFALGGVLGGIIFAKYFYDVKDKYRLFKRTLFTQSYVLLLLGLVLLIPNSALAYTGMLLCWFLYALINTIFSILYFGKIQLKVPRDMIGSVFGAILTLFSLVNPVAAIMSGFLVSLFKIPLLIVLLSSLMLLAAWSIRFLADVETVFD
- a CDS encoding ATP-binding cassette domain-containing protein — protein: MSVLALKDIRCEIGGKLLFEADDLTIEEGDVIGLIGKNGAGKTCLLKMLSGQLSDYTGHISGNLLTYFSELCITEDMTQSGGELSISNFLNALRQSVPLYLLDEPTTYLDQQHIKKVVRTIKRSPSSFCIASHDRAFLDAVATKIWLIEQGKITEYHGSFSDYMRERMIQLSQYEHDLKQYQKEKKKIKQSLQMMKEKQNQKKGKPKKMSGSEYRIAGVKTKIGVKQKKLQKGITQQQNRLEQLKQPDRVEDQYDISFLSQLHRLPKRKIIIPSHEAKMGQKRLWHTPTIHLNSGDKLGIIGRNGVGKTTYLNDLVSVLPSTYKICYFRQNHFQYLDPKMTVFETIVEATNGHLSEHHIRTLLALLDFKRDKAFRLVGDLSQGERVKVSLLSLLVAESDILILDEMTNFLDIKAIEAVEKVLAAYSGILIFVSHDQYFVEHLATTILDMDTFKKCRL